The region GACCCATTCCCCAGAAGCCACAGGCCGCCACCCAGGCCTCCGCTCCGGCTCCCACTACGGCGGAGCGACGGGTGGCCGTCGACACCCCGGAGCCCCGCGTCAGCGTCAACAACAAGCTGATAAGTGCCATTGAAAAGCCGGTGAGTAATTACTTTACATCTACTATTTACATCGATTAAGACGTGCAAATGCACAAGTCAGTAAAAATGTACACAAACCAACTCTTCCTATAGTAAAACCCTTAGAATTATAACTAAAATGAAATTGTATTGACGTTAATCTACCCGTATCCGGTCAGCACTCGAACCGCACCTTCCACGTGGCCAATCCGGTGGTGTCCCAACCCGTGGTCTCCCAGCCAGTGGCCGTGCCCGTGTTCCAGGCCATGCCCCAGTCCATCGCCAGGATCGCCAACGTGGGCAAGGAGCACCGGACGGTGGCCAGCCACCCGAATTACCTGCAGTTCGAGGAGCCCAAGTTCGATCTGAAGGATGTGACCGTGGAGGAACTGGCCGCCGCAGCCAATGTGACAGTGGACACCATCAAGCACGCCATTTACGTGCGGGAGCAGCAGCTGAAGGCCGAGCACAGGGCCCAGCTGGCGGCCAAGTTGAGGGAGGAGTTTATGCGCACCTCCACAGTGAGGACCACGACCACGACGACCACAACGACAACCAGTACGCCACGACCTCAAAAGTCGATGGCCGAGCACAAGGTGTCCAAGGTGGGTAGCTGGCCAAGAGCTGGGAGctgaaaaaagatataatcAATCTATTAACATTTTCTTAGGTCATGAACGCCCCCAAGGAGTACTATCCGGTGGGCTACGACAAGAACTTCGACGACAACTTCAAATCCAAGGTGGACCTGCCGCCCACGAGCTTCTCCTGCGCCAAACAAAAGCACTTTCCGGGACTTTATGCCGACACCGATCTTGGCTGCATGGTGAGTCAGAGATGTAGCATCACTTACCAATCCCAATCTAACCTCTTTGTGACAGGTCTTCCACGTTTGCGCGCTCACCGATGACGGCATGGTGCGGAAGTCGTTCCTCTGCCCGGAGAACACGCTCTTCGACCAGACGATCCTCAAGTGCAACTGGTGGTTCTACGTGGACTGCAGCTCCAGCACCAGCGTTTACGACTCGAACATTCCTATCTCGAAGAGCTACCAGCTGATGAAGTCGCTCACCTACTTCTCCAAGTTTGCCGGCGGCCAGCGGCACGAGCAGGATGGCCAGAAGGACGAGAACGCCCTGGACATCGATTCGCTGCGGGAGTCGATGGAGGGCGTGGTCCGGCGCCAGGAGCAGGCCAAGAAGGCGGAGCTgcgggaggaggagcagcgcaGCCTGCCCAAGGAGGACCACGAGCACGTGGTGCCCGCGGAggcggagcagcagctgtcCAACTAGGCTTCTCTAGGCCCAATCCAACGCTATCTGAGATCTAGGTTAAGTGTTCACGATCGAGCGTCTCTGGTCGGTTAGCCTTATGTAGTCAATTCCTGGCTGAAGTCAATGGTTTTCTATAGCCCCGTCGTGTATTCCACAGAAAGCAATTTTCCCTTCATTGGTCACCGATTAGCATTTCATTCAGATACAAGTAACGAcctaaaatagtttttcaaaatttcaaaataattttcttcaTATCTGTAAGCACAAACCGATACTAGATG is a window of Drosophila biarmipes strain raj3 chromosome 3R, RU_DBia_V1.1, whole genome shotgun sequence DNA encoding:
- the LOC108032060 gene encoding uncharacterized protein LOC108032060 isoform X1 translates to MNFFVIGFLIMQAARLACGTCVLSSDFGFILDCNFKKSGLFRVRNLGGLKAHFGLGFSLGDELGFPESLGNTESDRRRAISYKNGAPPDLVGVLPSTQQQVNPPAQHPLPEKRISSRSTGAAPFNVQQVQQQQQLQLQQQKLQQQQLQQQLKLKQQLLLLQQQQQQQQQPLMTEARPLPLGVPAFRPIPQKPQAATQASAPAPTTAERRVAVDTPEPRVSVNNKLISAIEKPHSNRTFHVANPVVSQPVVSQPVAVPVFQAMPQSIARIANVGKEHRTVASHPNYLQFEEPKFDLKDVTVEELAAAANVTVDTIKHAIYVREQQLKAEHRAQLAAKLREEFMRTSTVRTTTTTTTTTTSTPRPQKSMAEHKVSKVMNAPKEYYPVGYDKNFDDNFKSKVDLPPTSFSCAKQKHFPGLYADTDLGCMVFHVCALTDDGMVRKSFLCPENTLFDQTILKCNWWFYVDCSSSTSVYDSNIPISKSYQLMKSLTYFSKFAGGQRHEQDGQKDENALDIDSLRESMEGVVRRQEQAKKAELREEEQRSLPKEDHEHVVPAEAEQQLSN
- the LOC108032060 gene encoding uncharacterized protein LOC108032060 isoform X2 codes for the protein MNFFVIGFLIMQAASFSLGDELGFPESLGNTESDRRRAISYKNGAPPDLVGVLPSTQQQVNPPAQHPLPEKRISSRSTGAAPFNVQQVQQQQQLQLQQQKLQQQQLQQQLKLKQQLLLLQQQQQQQQQPLMTEARPLPLGVPAFRPIPQKPQAATQASAPAPTTAERRVAVDTPEPRVSVNNKLISAIEKPHSNRTFHVANPVVSQPVVSQPVAVPVFQAMPQSIARIANVGKEHRTVASHPNYLQFEEPKFDLKDVTVEELAAAANVTVDTIKHAIYVREQQLKAEHRAQLAAKLREEFMRTSTVRTTTTTTTTTTSTPRPQKSMAEHKVSKVMNAPKEYYPVGYDKNFDDNFKSKVDLPPTSFSCAKQKHFPGLYADTDLGCMVFHVCALTDDGMVRKSFLCPENTLFDQTILKCNWWFYVDCSSSTSVYDSNIPISKSYQLMKSLTYFSKFAGGQRHEQDGQKDENALDIDSLRESMEGVVRRQEQAKKAELREEEQRSLPKEDHEHVVPAEAEQQLSN